A part of Microbacterium atlanticum genomic DNA contains:
- a CDS encoding GNAT family N-acetyltransferase, translated as MIHIRQVGPGDAVALDEMVRELAAHEGDLEHVHVDAEAWRELLARPDVRVLIAEDDAGAVGFTSTVRRIHLWTGGDLLALDDLYVRPGHRDKGIGSQLMTAVARLAAEDDLLVQWGVRLNNHAGQRFYARLGATLNTKMTASWTPAQYRRHLAAAR; from the coding sequence ATGATCCACATCCGACAGGTCGGCCCTGGGGATGCCGTGGCCCTGGACGAGATGGTGCGAGAGCTCGCCGCGCACGAGGGCGACCTGGAGCACGTTCACGTGGACGCGGAGGCGTGGCGGGAGCTGCTCGCGCGCCCCGACGTGCGCGTCCTGATCGCCGAGGATGACGCCGGCGCGGTCGGCTTCACCAGCACCGTGCGCCGCATCCATCTCTGGACCGGCGGCGACCTGCTCGCGCTGGACGACCTGTACGTCCGACCGGGACACCGCGACAAGGGCATCGGCAGCCAGCTGATGACCGCCGTGGCCCGACTCGCCGCCGAAGACGACCTGCTCGTGCAGTGGGGCGTCCGCCTGAACAACCACGCCGGGCAGCGCTTCTACGCGCGCCTGGGCGCCACCCTCAACACCAAGATGACCGCGTCCTGGACGCCGGCGCAGTACCGCCGACACCTCGCCGCTGCCCGCTGA
- a CDS encoding ABC transporter ATP-binding protein — protein MSTTFAIEATDLVKTYGTGDTTVRALDHASLSIRRGRFTAIMGPSGSGKSTMMHAMAGLDTVDSGSIRLGETELVGMSEKQRTLLRRTHVGFIFQQYNLVPALTAEENIALPLRLAGQKVDKDWMLELAATLGIADRLTHRPSELSGGQQQRVAVARALISRPEVVFADEPTGALDSRSSQALLAFLRRAASELWQTIVMVTHDPSAAAYADRVEFLSDGEVIDGHDNPTAATVLERMARFDAERQGVAA, from the coding sequence ATGAGCACCACATTCGCCATCGAGGCCACCGACCTCGTGAAGACGTACGGCACCGGCGACACCACCGTCCGGGCCCTCGACCACGCCAGCCTCAGCATCCGCCGTGGCCGGTTCACCGCCATCATGGGCCCGTCCGGGTCCGGCAAGTCCACGATGATGCACGCCATGGCGGGGCTGGACACCGTCGACTCCGGCAGCATCCGCCTCGGAGAAACAGAGCTCGTCGGCATGAGCGAGAAGCAGCGCACCTTGCTTCGCCGCACCCACGTCGGCTTCATCTTCCAGCAGTACAACCTCGTGCCCGCCCTCACCGCGGAGGAGAACATCGCCCTCCCGCTGCGCCTGGCAGGTCAGAAGGTCGACAAGGACTGGATGCTGGAGCTAGCCGCGACGCTCGGCATCGCCGACCGGCTCACCCACCGCCCCTCCGAGCTCTCCGGCGGCCAGCAGCAGCGCGTCGCCGTCGCCCGCGCCCTCATCTCCCGCCCCGAGGTCGTCTTCGCCGACGAGCCCACCGGAGCACTGGACTCCCGCTCCAGCCAGGCGCTGCTGGCCTTCCTGCGCCGCGCTGCCAGCGAGCTGTGGCAGACCATCGTGATGGTCACGCACGACCCGTCGGCCGCGGCGTACGCGGACCGGGTCGAGTTCCTCTCCGACGGCGAGGTGATCGACGGTCACGACAACCCGACCGCCGCAACCGTCCTTGAGCGCATGGCGCGCTTCGACGCCGAGCGTCAGGGGGTGGCGGCATGA